CaatattaaaaccagaaaaatgtCCTTGCTATAAAGTGTGTGTATAGTTCTGCATCATTTATTCACACATGTAAATTCGTATAACCACCACATGCAAGGTACAGAATTGTTTCATCACCTCAAAGATGCAACCCTTTATAGCCACACCCATCTCCTCTCCCACCATCCCTAAGCCTTTgcaaccattaatctgttctccatctctataattttggCATTTTGGAATGTTACATAACTGGAATCATATAGTGTGTGGctttttgagattggcttttttcactcagcataatgtcctggAGACCCATCAAAGTTGTTAGGTGTATctgtagttcattccttttaattgctgagtagtattcatTCAATGGTATAAGTAATTCTGCTCAcctgtttttcaaatttcctactgagtatgaaatattttaattctcaggaaaaaggaaaagtactgATAAGCAGGGGCAATGCATAGAGAAGCAGTTCATGCCTTCAAGGGAATGTTGTGTTGaattaaataatagaattttagaCTTGGAGTGCCCTTGAAAGTCACCTGGGTAAGTTTTTCACTTTGCAGGAGTTTTCCCTGCAATATCCTGACAGGTAGCTGTGCAGCCTCTGTGTGGATACTCCTAGTGATGGGGAACTCACTATCAAATAAAGCAGCTCCTTCAATTGATAACAAGATATGCCTTTCTTCCTGGAGTTTGGGCATGACTGAGAGAAGATCTTCTGTCATAGGTTGTTTTTATCCTGCCTGGGCTCTCTTTCCTATCTCCCCTAACCAAGCCCAAACAGTGAGCAAAGCCTGCAGAGCCTGAGCAAGCTATTGGATATGCTAAGTCCAGGAATGACCTCTCTGGGGAGATTTCAGTATTCACTGGCTTAGAAAAATAAGAGCTGCAGACcttttaaaatggaatgaaattctgcatgagcacacacacacacacacacacacacacacacacacacagatacccaTGGTCCTCTAAGAATAGTCTCCTTTCTGCCTTGAAGGTTGCCCCCCAGAAGGCACTGAACCACTAATCCAAGAGGAAAGGTCTcagattctctccttcttccagTCCCCAGGATCAGACCTGAGATCAATGTCTTTCCCTTCCGCTTTCCTTGAGAGCAGACTCTGATCTGTCCATGGTTCTGATTGTTAATGTATTTCACTTGAGGGCAAGACATGGGTTCTTTCGTTCCTTCACGATAACTAATATACACTGAGCACTTATTATGCCCCAGGGACTGTGATGTCCTTACATTCAGCCTCTTTTTATTGTGGTCTTCCAGACATAAGGAAAAAGAGCACAGATCATAAACATACAACACAATGAATTTTCATACAGCGAATATATTCATGTAACCAAAACAAAGATCTAGAAACAGAACATTATGAGATTAgttttttcctacttttgaaCTTTACATAAATGGATCATACAAATTGtcttctcttttgtgtctggcttctatTATGCTTGGGAAGTTTATTCATATTCTAGATAGTTGTAGTTTGTTCATTCTTGTTGTCATGTAGCGTTACCTTGTGTAAGACATTATGCAATTTATTCGTTCCGCTGCTGATGGggtatttgagttgtttccagttttatgcCATTATGAATATTGCTGATATAAACATTCTTGTTCATatcttttggtgaacatatgcTTTTCTATAACATATAAGATATTAGATACACATGTATAGAGGAGtatgtatacaaatacacacacatacatcggGTGGACTGCAGCAGGTTTTTAAattcccattttcagatgagaaaactgaggcttgaagaAGTTGAGCCAGGAAGTAGTGGAGCTGGGCTGCAAATCCCATCCTGTCTGGCATTGGAGCTCAAGCTCTCTATCCGTCATGTTTTACTGCCTCCTGGCACACAGGCCATTTAGAGGTACTCATGATGTGCCAGACTGGTTGCTGCCactgagggaaataaaaaaagagaggaatgCCCAGTCACTCTAGAAGGAAAATGATGAATATTGGTAAGGCACATGGGTGTGACAAGAAGTCTAAGGAAAAGGGGGTCATTTGTATCCTGGAAGATCACAGGAGGCTTCCTAAAGGAAAAAGCATCTAAAGAGAAAAGATGGGGGGAAGCTTCTGGGCGTGCCAGGGTGAAGGGAAGGAGTGCCAGGCTGAGAGAGTCTGAGGGCACAGGAAGAGTAAGTCCTCATATAATCGTAGCCACAAGGGCCCTCAGAGATCACCTTGTCCAGTCACCATTGTCCACTCACCCATTTTTGCATTGCTGGATTCCAAATTTATATAGCCAGTCTTGACCATCCCTCTGATCtccaaactcttttctttttagttgggTGACAAATCTGCATTTCAGATTTAACATTGCCAAGACAGGGCTCCCAACCCTGTCCACTCACACTCACTCCAAACTGCTCCTCTTCCAATCTTTCTTGCTCTTAGGAACTACCAGCCACTAATTACTCAGGCTCCAGACCACAgcatcatccttccttccttcctttcccatacCCAACCCATGAGCACTCCCCCTCAGCTGTATCTACCAAGCACATCCTGAATCTGGTCTCTCCTTACCACCTCCCCGCGACCCCTCTGGTCACGACTGTCACCATCGCTCACCTGGACAACTGCAACAACAtcctccctgctctcctgttTCCGTATTCTTCCTGAAGGCCACAAGGAGAAGCCtactttgcctcttccagcttctggtggctccagatGTTCATTGGCTTGGGACTTCCTAACTCCAATCTCtactctgtcttcacatggccttcttccctgCATCTTCTCTCCCTATTATTGGTgacttcctcttatttttttaggGCCAACCTGGATGAGCCACgatgatctcatctttttttttcaacgttttttttttattttttatttttgggacagagagagacagagcatgaacgggggaggggcagagagagagggagacacagaatcggaaacaggctccaggctctgagccatccgcccagagcccgacgcggggctcgaactcacggaccgcgagatcgtgacctggctgaagtcggacgcttaaccgactgcgccacccaggcgcccccacgatGATCTCATCTTAAGACCCTtcacttaattacatctgcaaagatcttttttccagataaggtcacatgCATAGCTCCTGGGTGGACATACCTTTTAGGGAGCCAAAAGGTACTGTACAACCCAGTGCAGAGAtgaaactcaaaagaaaaaaaaagctgaaagagtGTATACTGAGTTTAAACTTTAGTCCTCCAGTGAGCGATTCCTTTTCAAAGCATAGAAGACTCCTGCCCTGCACATGCTTGCTATTTCAGCACTGACTGTCCACGCATCACTCCAAAGGTCATTGTGAGGAGGGAGTGTCTGCATTGTGCTCGCTGCAAGGCTAATTCGGGGCTATGAGTCCAGCCAGGGGCATTGCTGCAACCCCAAACCCATCAGATCCTCTCTGCTccttactgggggggggggtggtattgCCACTACGATTTAGGGGCCAAAATAGTTTCCTTCTAGAAAATGACCTTTCCAAAGAGAGTCACCTGCTATTCAGatagtgaaaggaaaaagaagggtgccggggtgactcagtcggctaagtatctgacttgccatcaggtcatgatgtcgtggttcaagagtttgagccccgcgtcaggctctgtgctgacgtgggcctggagcctgcagcctgcttcatattctatgtttccctctctgcccctcccctgctctctctctctctttccctccctctctctcaaaaataaatttaaaaattaaaaaaaaaaaaagaaaggaaaaagaaggggtCCAAGGATGGCACGCAGCCTCTAAGATGAATGTTCCCTCAATGATCTCCCCTCCTGGTTTTTATGTCTACATGTCGTCCCCTCCCCCTCAAGCATGGCCTGGATCTAGTGACTTCCCTCTACTAAATACAATACAGTAAGAATGTCAGGATGTTATTTCCGAAATTAGGTCACAAAAGACTGTGGCTTCTGTACTGCTCACCTTTCCTCACTCTCTAGCTTCCTTGCTTCTAGGGAAGCCAGCTTCCATATCAAGCCGCCCTGTGGGAGGCCCATGTGGCGAGGAACTGATCTCTCTAGCCAACAGCCTACAAGAACCTGAGGTCCAGCAGCCCTCAGAGAACTAAAGCCCGCCAACAACCCTGTGAGCAAGCTTGGAAGTGGACCTTCCAAGGCCGGCAGACAAGCCACAGGAATGAGCTTCGAACCTGatctcctccacccccagctgAACCTTCCCATGTTGCAGCCTCAGCCAATGCTTTGATTAGGGCCTGTGGGAGACCCTGAGCCCCAGGCCCCCAGCTACGCCGTGCCCACAGAATCTGTGAGATGATAAACACTCATCGCTGATGATAAACACTCACCGTGAAGCCGCTAAGTTTTGGAGTCATTTGTTGTACAGCAATAGATACACCCAGATATAAATTTCTAGGCTCTACTCAACCACGTGGAAGGCTCAGGCTATAACCGTAGCTATGTTGACAAATTCGAGGATTCACAGATATTAGCTCATATCCCTTCTGGGGAGAATCTACAACATCTCCTCCCactcctttttatatttttaaagaaacagaatatcaAACTATAGTGACagttacacattcttttttttccccccagcttaATGTGTTAGGAGCATTTTCTCATCTCATTAACTGTACTTCGAAGCATTATTTATTCCTCGCGCTTCTCCAGCAGCCCATTTGATGAGTGCACCAACATTAATTTAGTCACTTCCCTCTCTCATGTTTTGAGCTCAAGGTGGGGTTTTAAGTCTTCGGTTCACGTCTATCGGCGCATGCTGGCCCCTTCGAGCAGGGCttgtggggagagggggtagGGGGTATGGGGTAGGGAGAAGGCAGGATCACCTATGTTTAAGTGTTTCTCATGCTGCATCAAGCCTACAACACTTCCTGGCTATGCGTCCTTTGCTTGTTACTTAACacccccaggcctcagtttccctttctgagCAGTGGGAATAACAACcgtacctacctcacagagttatTAGAGGCACAACCCGGGGGTTAACCCAGGTGAAACACAGCACAGTACCTGACAAATTTTAGGTCATACGGACACAAGCCAGACCACAGTGTCCTCACACACAGGGCCTGCCCCTCGTTAAGTCTCAGTCCATGGCGCGTGATATCAACTCTCGTCCCAGACTCCCGCTGACCTTCAGTGAAAAGTATCTTGGCTTTCCTCCCACCAGTCTGCTCTCCATGAACCTGTGGTTcagacccccacccccggcaccaCCCACAATCCTGAAACCATCACCCTTGGTCTAGCTGCGTGGCCCCGGACAAGTACAtcccatctctgggcctcagcttcctcatcggCAATATGGGGAGGGGGCTAGATTGGGAGGCCCATGAGGGATTGCCCACCTCTAAGCCCCTAGACTATTCCCTCCTCTTTCAAAGGCCCTTCAGTTTCAATCATGTAGAGTACAatcagagctttaaaaaaactaGCCAAAGCAAAAAGAATTGGAAAACACTTTAATGTATTTACCACAACACGTACGCCAAGACGTGCTCAGCATCTTGGAGCGTGTCGAATACTTGCATAGTGTCTGTATGAAAATCCAGGTGGAGGATTGGGGTTTCTCGGCTCAGGCCCCTTACGGAGCGTGGGCTGAGTCTGAGtgagaacccccacccccaatcccagCCGATACTACAGCTGAGCTCCTGCCTGGGAAAGGCAGGGAGCTGTTTGGGAAGAGCCTGGAGAGCTGACCCTGGAGACCCTCCTAGAGGTCTTGGCATGTCTATAGGTGCCCCTCCAGCAGACATCCCCGGGGAGACTGTTCTAGGCTTCTCCCCAACTCCAACTCACAAGTGCGGTTCCTTGGCACTGAAAGCACGGCTAGGGAAGAAAGAGTCCACTTCCGGGCTCCTGCTTGGCTGGCCTCTCCCCATCTAGGCCTGGACTCTGGACCAGCCCCAGTAGGGCGAGGTTTCAAGGACTGCAGGGATCTGTGGCCCTGGGAGGCACAGACCAGAAGAAAGGTCTCCTCCTTGCTCCCGGCACTTCAACCTCTTCACGCCAGCCCCCGCTTTCTAGGACGTCAGTTCCTAGGGTGCCCGGGCCAGGATCCCACCAAGAAAAGGAGGAGCAGATGGTGGGGTTTCAGATCCCAAAAAAGGccacgtgaccttgggcacatcacACGGCTTCTCTGGCCTCTATCTCCTGATCTAAAAAAGGGGAGCGACGATCCGGATTTTGCGCAATGACCACAGACTCGACATAAGATAATAGCAGTGACAGGGCCCGGCAGAGGGGTGGGCAGCAGGAATGACTCTCTTTTCTTGGCGAAATGCTGGGCCAGCGGGTCAGCCAAGAAAGGCAACCTCCGGGGGTGATGGAGGAGGTCCCTGTGTGCTATGGCTGTTCCTTCAGCCCCAGGAAGGGGCTGGCTCAGCTCCAGGGGGTGGTTTAGAAGTGAACTTGAGCAGAGGAGAGCAGGGGGAAGGCCAGGAGTGGGTGGGGACCGGGATCCACACCCAGCCCTTGCCGGTCTGCTGCTGCTGACACAGGCTTGTGCTCCCTACCCTGCAGGCCGGCCAGCCCCAGAGCAGGTGAGGCGCTGTCAGGTGGGGACCCCAGCTTCCCCCTGGTGGGGTGCTCCACCCCAAGGGGCTGTAGAGgggcaggctgggctggggggttGGGCAGGAGGGCGTCGAGCCTGGAGGAAGGCCTTAGCAGGCCGGAGCCAGTGGGCGAGGCTGACTGGACAGGGCTGGgggacagctggggagggggtgcaggggcCGCGGTGGAGCCAAGggacagagaaggcagaggggacaggaggaggcCAGGGGAACTATGAGGCCGCAGATGTGAAGAGAGCTGGTGGGCCGAGGGAGAAGAGACGGGGGTCTGGAACAGGCCCGGCTGTTCCTGGAAGCCATATTGTCCACAGGGCATGGGGTCCGGGGGCTGCTCAGTCTGGCCCCAGCAGCCAGGGGGCACCGGAGCCAAGCGGTTGGCGCAGTCCATCAGGCACAGGCGCTCGTGCGCATGCAGGGTCCGGCTCCACCACCCCAGCTCAGCTTGCAGAGTCTGGATCTCCTTCCGCAGCAAGCGGTTGTGTTTCTCCAGCGTCTCGTGCTGCTGGGGGCAGAAGcagaagggtggggaagggggtgtcaGCCGGCATTAGGGTCCCAGCACGAGCCCCGTACCCTGCCCCCAGGCTCCTTAACTTAGGAGGGAAGATACTACTACCATCTGAATGTCTAAGCTAAGGGCCCCTTGGCTCCTCGTCTCTGGCCAGCTCTTCGCCACCGCCCGCCACGTCTTGCCCCTTCTACTCCTACGGGGGTAGATTGGGCTGCTCTCCATCCCCGCCACCAGTTCCCTGAGCCAGCCGTGCTCCACCAGCCTGTCACCTCCACTCACCTGGGAGCTGTACCGACTGGGGCGCCCCTCAAACCACTCTGTTCTCTCGGCCCAGAGGAGCCATCCGGCAATTGCATCATCAACCGGACGTTAAAGGCTCCCACACCTCCCTGTGCACGGCGGGCCTGGCTCACACCTCCCGCTCCCCTTCACTTCCTGTCCCTCCAACGGACTCTGCTTTCTGCCAcacttcctgtctcctctccctggcACCCT
This genomic stretch from Lynx canadensis isolate LIC74 chromosome D1, mLynCan4.pri.v2, whole genome shotgun sequence harbors:
- the BATF2 gene encoding basic leucine zipper transcriptional factor ATF-like 2 isoform X2 produces the protein MHLCEGNALLTRTDPEEHQRLKKKQNRAAAQRSRQKHTDKADALHQHETLEKHNRLLRKEIQTLQAELGWWSRTLHAHERLCLMDCANRLAPVPPGCWGQTEQPPDPMPCGQYGFQEQPGLFQTPVSSPSAHQLSSHLRPHSSPGLLLSPLPSLSLGSTAAPAPPPQLSPSPVQSASPTGSGLLRPSSRLDALLPNPPAQPAPLQPLGVEHPTRGKLGSPPDSASPALGLAGLQGREHKPVSAAADRQGLGVDPGPHPLLAFPLLSSAQVHF
- the BATF2 gene encoding basic leucine zipper transcriptional factor ATF-like 2 isoform X1 — translated: MHLCEGNALLTRTDPEEHQRLKKKQNRAAAQRSRQKHTDKADALHQQHETLEKHNRLLRKEIQTLQAELGWWSRTLHAHERLCLMDCANRLAPVPPGCWGQTEQPPDPMPCGQYGFQEQPGLFQTPVSSPSAHQLSSHLRPHSSPGLLLSPLPSLSLGSTAAPAPPPQLSPSPVQSASPTGSGLLRPSSRLDALLPNPPAQPAPLQPLGVEHPTRGKLGSPPDSASPALGLAGLQGREHKPVSAAADRQGLGVDPGPHPLLAFPLLSSAQVHF